A window of the Cystobacter fuscus DSM 2262 genome harbors these coding sequences:
- a CDS encoding tetratricopeptide repeat protein, whose translation MRTLIRTHLALLLVTGLVAGCAAHSPASSEVLERAATAARNGASASRTLAFAGFHSWLVQGDVATAQGRFDEAISKDPAEPYSLYGQHLLARRAAQPRRALDAALAVVTRAPRHPLAVPSARYVLESVGVSPALDEIILTGLLAALDAGAAGEAAQLLRAAQLSVMASRPDRAAQTQVLQDLGAADTATLLGPFSAWHLLTFDEPLAPEKDGSLAGPFTGPFGTLAPRILHAPDGRLDIAGETSPGDVYLMAADVEVPEAGVYVVRAASASSYKLMLDGQPVLERRAFARTASTVAARSLQLGAGRHRVLVKLLRDQRQASVSLTLTRADGRPSALRYSAATGPAPASWGSGPKEARAELVYPRAEDLSAALTAEAGTLLADFIAVRDGMSRDPDGAWRLMTRLAKLSQTPAVLSLRAELAVQDRTIPSKVARGRATRDLEAVLAKDASDVVALMVRAELSLGDNQPTTALETLKVARKAATPTGWPVMMMEARAAVALELDSTAEESLAAALQVQPGLCEAQGLRYNLAKRRDAVARTDELITSLEGCPGSLARAAEHARMRGDLERTVTLYREQLTRNPGDGTTALSLAAAQVALRRFDDATATLKELSLLWPRNPRVLEKWADVRELAGDAAGALALREQSLLLDGDNLSLRRAVTRAKTGQEVLQAHAINGREAIRDYEQNHGPEDSSAAYVLDAAATQVFPDGSQVTRIHIIQKALEQSGVQEIAEVNLPSGAQPLAVRTLKANGTVLEPESIEGKDSVSLPGVQVGDYVEIEYLLAEPSRGPAQPGFKASDFYFSVASMPDHRATYTVVAPKGTGMKVDAHNVRVPPPTVKGDEELFTHEVRGVPPLIPEPDGPSSKEYLPFVVVGAGTTGNDKLVAVYADSFLERGALNWELEAFAREAAGDKRGLEAAQALYAAVMKRFSGRDAGLTQSAASTVAQDRGSRMWALKTGLEVLGIPTRLAAVRTFSVDPAEYLFPEESLLPYIALRAEVPGTGPVWLDTTTRYAPFGQLPETALGERDAYLLPEPGRALEKVKTPKLEPQPGKQVKLELELDGNGQLVGRGEEVYTGYDAAQLAEAFEAISGDRRRQALQNAVGRYFNGAELTELKFDREEQVGAPFTVRYGFKAANFARASGGTLVLPPITMPATLGRQYVQLSTRTVPLLIDDTEASTTRVSLKMPSGYRLADPQAQLKTESPFGRLLRTEKQEGNTLTLDETLRVERGRIAVKQYEDFAHFAGEVDLIQSRDLVLVKQ comes from the coding sequence ATGCGCACGCTCATCCGCACCCACCTCGCGCTCCTGCTCGTCACCGGCCTCGTGGCCGGCTGTGCCGCTCACTCCCCCGCCTCCTCCGAGGTGCTCGAACGGGCCGCCACGGCGGCGCGCAATGGGGCTTCCGCTTCGCGCACCCTCGCCTTCGCGGGCTTCCATTCCTGGCTGGTGCAAGGGGATGTGGCAACCGCCCAGGGCCGCTTCGACGAGGCCATCTCCAAGGACCCGGCCGAGCCCTACTCCCTCTACGGTCAGCACCTGCTCGCGCGCCGCGCCGCCCAACCCCGCCGGGCGCTCGACGCCGCGCTGGCGGTGGTCACCCGGGCGCCCCGTCATCCGCTGGCGGTGCCCTCGGCGCGCTACGTGCTGGAGTCGGTGGGCGTGTCGCCCGCGCTGGATGAGATCATCCTCACCGGCCTGCTCGCCGCGCTCGACGCCGGTGCCGCCGGGGAAGCCGCCCAACTGCTGCGCGCGGCCCAGCTCTCGGTGATGGCCTCGCGGCCGGACCGGGCCGCCCAGACGCAGGTGCTCCAGGATCTCGGCGCCGCGGACACGGCCACGCTGCTCGGGCCCTTCTCCGCCTGGCACCTGCTCACCTTCGACGAGCCGCTCGCGCCGGAGAAGGACGGCTCGCTCGCGGGCCCCTTCACCGGCCCCTTCGGCACGCTCGCGCCGCGCATCCTCCACGCGCCCGACGGCCGCCTGGACATCGCGGGCGAGACGAGCCCGGGAGATGTCTACCTGATGGCGGCGGACGTGGAGGTGCCCGAGGCGGGCGTCTACGTGGTACGAGCCGCGTCCGCCTCCTCGTACAAGCTGATGCTGGATGGGCAGCCCGTGCTCGAACGGCGGGCCTTCGCGCGCACCGCGTCCACCGTGGCCGCGCGCTCCCTGCAGCTCGGCGCGGGCCGGCACCGCGTGCTCGTCAAACTGCTGCGCGACCAGCGCCAGGCCTCCGTGTCCCTCACGCTGACGCGCGCGGATGGGCGCCCTTCCGCCCTGCGCTACAGCGCCGCCACCGGGCCCGCGCCCGCCTCGTGGGGCAGTGGACCCAAGGAAGCGCGCGCGGAGCTCGTCTACCCGCGCGCCGAGGACCTGTCCGCGGCGCTCACGGCCGAGGCGGGCACCCTGCTCGCGGACTTCATCGCGGTGCGCGACGGCATGTCGAGGGATCCCGACGGCGCCTGGCGGCTGATGACGCGCCTGGCGAAGCTCTCGCAGACCCCGGCCGTGCTGTCGCTGCGCGCGGAGCTGGCCGTGCAGGACCGGACCATCCCCAGCAAGGTGGCGCGCGGACGCGCGACGCGAGACCTGGAGGCGGTGCTGGCCAAGGACGCGAGCGACGTGGTGGCGCTGATGGTGCGCGCCGAGCTGTCCCTCGGCGACAACCAGCCCACCACGGCACTGGAGACGCTCAAGGTGGCGCGCAAGGCGGCGACGCCCACGGGCTGGCCCGTGATGATGATGGAGGCGCGCGCGGCGGTGGCCCTGGAGCTGGACAGCACGGCGGAGGAGAGCCTGGCGGCGGCGCTCCAGGTGCAGCCGGGCCTGTGCGAGGCCCAGGGGCTGCGCTACAACCTGGCCAAACGCCGCGACGCGGTGGCGCGCACGGACGAGCTGATCACCTCGCTGGAGGGCTGCCCGGGCTCGCTCGCGCGGGCGGCCGAGCACGCGCGGATGCGCGGCGACCTGGAGCGCACCGTCACCCTCTACCGGGAGCAGCTCACGCGCAATCCCGGGGACGGCACCACCGCCCTGTCGCTGGCGGCCGCGCAGGTGGCCCTGCGCCGGTTCGACGATGCCACCGCCACGCTCAAGGAGCTGAGCCTGCTGTGGCCGCGCAACCCCCGGGTGTTGGAGAAGTGGGCGGACGTGCGGGAGCTGGCCGGAGACGCCGCCGGGGCGCTCGCCCTGCGTGAGCAGTCGCTCCTGTTGGATGGGGACAACCTGTCGCTGCGCCGCGCCGTCACGCGCGCGAAGACGGGGCAGGAGGTATTGCAGGCGCACGCCATCAACGGGCGCGAGGCCATCCGCGACTACGAGCAGAACCACGGCCCCGAGGACAGCTCCGCCGCCTACGTGCTGGACGCGGCCGCCACCCAGGTCTTCCCGGATGGCTCCCAGGTCACCCGCATCCACATCATCCAGAAGGCGCTGGAGCAGAGCGGCGTGCAGGAGATCGCCGAGGTGAACCTGCCCTCGGGCGCGCAGCCGCTCGCGGTGCGCACCCTCAAGGCCAATGGCACCGTGCTGGAGCCGGAGAGCATCGAGGGCAAGGACAGCGTCAGCCTGCCGGGTGTGCAGGTGGGCGACTACGTGGAGATCGAGTACCTGCTGGCGGAGCCCTCGCGCGGACCGGCGCAGCCGGGCTTCAAGGCGTCGGACTTCTACTTCAGCGTGGCGAGCATGCCGGACCACCGCGCCACGTACACGGTGGTGGCGCCCAAGGGCACGGGCATGAAGGTGGACGCGCACAACGTCCGGGTGCCGCCGCCCACGGTGAAGGGCGACGAGGAGCTGTTCACCCACGAGGTGCGCGGGGTGCCGCCCCTCATCCCCGAGCCGGATGGCCCCTCGAGCAAGGAATACCTGCCCTTCGTGGTGGTGGGCGCGGGCACCACGGGCAATGACAAGCTGGTGGCGGTGTACGCGGACAGCTTCCTGGAGCGGGGCGCGCTCAACTGGGAGCTGGAGGCCTTCGCGCGCGAGGCGGCCGGGGACAAGCGCGGGCTGGAGGCGGCCCAGGCGCTGTACGCGGCGGTGATGAAGCGCTTCAGTGGCCGGGACGCGGGGCTGACGCAGTCGGCGGCGTCCACGGTGGCGCAGGACCGGGGCAGCCGCATGTGGGCGCTCAAGACGGGGCTGGAGGTGTTGGGGATTCCCACGCGCCTGGCGGCGGTGCGCACCTTCTCGGTGGACCCGGCGGAGTACCTCTTCCCCGAGGAGTCGCTGCTGCCCTACATCGCGCTGCGCGCCGAGGTGCCGGGCACGGGGCCGGTGTGGCTGGACACCACCACGCGCTACGCGCCCTTCGGCCAGCTGCCCGAGACGGCTCTGGGCGAGCGGGACGCGTACCTGCTGCCCGAGCCGGGCCGGGCCCTGGAGAAGGTGAAGACGCCGAAGCTCGAGCCGCAGCCGGGCAAGCAGGTGAAGCTGGAGCTGGAGCTGGACGGGAACGGCCAGCTCGTGGGCCGCGGAGAGGAAGTCTACACGGGCTACGACGCGGCCCAGCTCGCGGAGGCCTTCGAGGCCATCTCCGGCGACCGCCGGCGGCAGGCCCTCCAGAACGCGGTGGGCCGCTACTTCAACGGGGCGGAGCTGACCGAGCTGAAGTTCGATCGCGAGGAGCAGGTGGGCGCCCCCTTCACGGTGCGCTACGGCTTCAAGGCCGCGAACTTCGCGCGCGCGAGCGGCGGGACGCTGGTGCTGCCGCCCATCACCATGCCCGCGACGCTGGGACGGCAGTACGTGCAGCTGAGCACGCGCACCGTGCCTCTGCTCATCGACGACACCGAGGCGAGCACCACGCGGGTGAGCCTGAAGATGCCCTCGGGCTACCGGCTGGCGGATCCCCAGGCGCAACTGAAGACGGAGAGCCCCTTCGGCCGGCTGCTGCGCACGGAGAAGCAGGAGGGCAACACGCTCACCCTCGACGAAACACTGCGCGTGGAACGAGGCCGCATCGCGGTGAAACAGTACGAGGACTTCGCGCACTTCGCGGGCGAAGTGGACCTCATCCAGTCGCGTGACCTGGTGCTCGTGAAGCAATAG
- a CDS encoding serine/threonine-protein kinase — MSSLDATATSISRTLDPDLIPGYRLEKLVGAGGMGEVHKATQLSLGRTVAVKLLSQQLAQDESFVARFQKEAAALATLHHPHIVSIVDKGSTPTTYYLVMEFVDGPSLRERMRQPPEDPFEHLRIMMQICRAIEYAHNRGVIHRDLKPENILFDMQGGDLPKVTDFGLASFLEDSSTRFALTSTHVAMGTLSYMAPEQRVDAKNADGRADIFALGLIFYEMLVGELPAGHYDPPSRRKPGVDPKLDGIIDRCLKQQPEERYPNVTALIRDIEPLIPHYTTIAPAKLSRVQRAKRVAGRVVRTCLQVVATVMVIASVGILGVAWMRSGEKRVERTPGAALTADLGLPAASSLAGRLMTVEGETRRVTLGEGPDKPSVLVSGRPLSLEDRTIVFPSVVGQSRVGLMRVDVRSMRGSRARFSARVDAREPEPTLANRLRSFKHGEAPDPEVALLLLGSTGRYVALVYSGAGAPLRLEWNLGEKRGIMLGEDSPDGPVQLSLEVDDEGVLVASVGTKEDQRPMGEPLHLGTDWQSRRFGDEPVPALGCIEGRCQAENFTYQVWPAPKQSTTAQLTPPPQVSRPPQVSRPAAAPAKRAPPKSSSSKGKRSK, encoded by the coding sequence ATGTCCTCGCTCGACGCCACCGCCACTTCCATCAGCCGGACGCTCGATCCGGATCTCATTCCAGGCTACCGGCTGGAGAAACTCGTTGGAGCCGGGGGCATGGGCGAGGTGCACAAGGCCACCCAGCTCTCGCTCGGCCGCACCGTGGCGGTCAAGCTGCTCAGCCAGCAGCTCGCCCAGGACGAGAGCTTCGTCGCGCGCTTCCAGAAGGAGGCCGCGGCGCTCGCCACCCTGCACCACCCGCACATCGTGTCCATCGTCGACAAGGGCAGCACGCCGACGACGTACTACTTGGTGATGGAGTTCGTGGACGGGCCCTCGCTGCGCGAGCGCATGCGCCAGCCGCCCGAGGATCCCTTCGAGCACCTGCGGATCATGATGCAGATCTGCCGGGCCATCGAGTACGCGCACAACCGGGGCGTCATCCACCGCGACCTCAAGCCGGAGAACATCCTCTTCGACATGCAGGGAGGCGACCTGCCCAAGGTGACGGACTTCGGGCTCGCCTCGTTCCTCGAGGACAGCAGCACGCGCTTCGCCCTCACCAGCACGCACGTGGCCATGGGGACGCTGTCCTATATGGCGCCCGAGCAGCGCGTGGACGCGAAGAACGCGGATGGCCGCGCGGACATCTTCGCGCTCGGCCTCATCTTCTACGAGATGCTCGTGGGGGAGCTGCCCGCGGGCCACTATGATCCGCCCTCGCGCCGCAAGCCGGGGGTGGACCCCAAGCTGGATGGCATCATCGACCGGTGCCTCAAGCAGCAGCCCGAGGAGCGCTACCCGAACGTCACCGCGCTCATCCGGGATATCGAACCGCTCATCCCCCACTACACCACCATCGCGCCGGCGAAGCTCAGCCGGGTGCAGCGCGCGAAGCGGGTGGCGGGGCGCGTGGTGCGCACCTGCCTGCAGGTGGTCGCCACGGTGATGGTGATCGCGTCCGTGGGCATCCTGGGCGTGGCGTGGATGCGCAGCGGGGAGAAGCGCGTGGAGCGCACCCCGGGCGCCGCGCTCACCGCGGACCTCGGACTGCCCGCCGCGTCGTCCCTCGCCGGACGGTTGATGACGGTGGAGGGCGAGACGCGCCGGGTGACGCTCGGGGAAGGCCCCGACAAGCCCTCGGTGCTCGTGTCGGGCCGCCCCCTGTCGCTGGAGGATCGCACCATCGTCTTCCCTTCGGTGGTGGGCCAGTCCCGCGTGGGACTCATGCGCGTGGACGTGCGCAGCATGCGCGGCAGCCGCGCCCGCTTCTCCGCGCGAGTGGATGCCCGCGAGCCCGAGCCCACCCTCGCCAACCGCCTGCGCTCCTTCAAGCACGGGGAGGCGCCGGACCCCGAGGTCGCCCTGCTGCTGCTCGGCAGCACGGGCCGCTACGTGGCCCTGGTGTACAGCGGCGCGGGGGCCCCGCTGCGGCTGGAGTGGAACCTCGGCGAGAAGCGCGGAATCATGCTCGGCGAGGATTCGCCCGACGGGCCCGTGCAGCTGTCGCTGGAGGTGGACGACGAAGGCGTGCTCGTCGCCTCGGTGGGGACCAAGGAGGACCAGCGCCCCATGGGCGAGCCCCTGCACCTGGGAACGGACTGGCAGAGCAGGCGCTTCGGCGACGAGCCCGTGCCGGCGCTCGGCTGCATCGAGGGCAGGTGTCAGGCGGAGAACTTCACCTATCAGGTGTGGCCCGCGCCCAAGCAGTCCACCACCGCCCAGCTCACCCCGCCGCCGCAGGTCTCCCGGCCACCGCAGGTCTCCCGGCCGGCCGCCGCCCCGGCGAAGCGCGCCCCCCCCAAGTCCAGTTCCTCGAAGGGCAAGCGCTCGAAATAG
- a CDS encoding alpha-2-macroglobulin family protein, whose product MKRHILVGAGGLVVGILLTLFVLGIMMPRLSPEPDMRAAESMMEPVMQAAPSTPSPEEELDEQSPRGIGIAPGRGGARNRSPAAFGMMKKEMSKGAGGAMAPPPPPPPAPMAEQQEAAAPSGRAWFPETFLFEPLVVTDASGEASVPVKVPDRLTRWRVLALAHSRSGAQAGAVSTFASSLPTYVDPVLPAFLRAGDVVRMPVQVVNTTGTAVTRALKVEAQGVAVEGGTRTVTVPAAGSVVEYVTLRAARPGPVTVRAALEGADSVERGFEVWPTGQRVRETRGGTLAAPRTLELVGAASPVEGSERVRLLVFPGALGVLRSELAAAPGRTGEAEDAYALLLTGRAPALLQGLGGTVEPRSLEQASVLAGQRVLRAGRAPDVATATLLAEAALVHPGNPVLARLGERLSEQVARAQRPDGTCQGGEGWTLQRLLVATAECTRVMRAGMGTDAGRRRASAFGARAAGAFERSLSRIRDGYTAAAVLASGAVSGSVRDTLRGRVREALQRRPDGAAYLPVPAGVVRADGRVPSEAEATALAVLALVEDKQAPLADLGTSLLADYRPESGWGDGRANLAGLQAVLALFKEPLPSQVRVVLERDGQPVTEGTFDAKALREVLALEAEAPGSTGPHTWSVRAEPAVPGLGFALTLAARVPWRASEPGHGLELAMKVAADAKVGMPVEVTLQAASPAGLELTLRQELPAGVQVDHPSLEELVRQGRVAAYDVEDGAVSLTLPPRGAAEPFTARFRVVPTLAGTLQAGASSLSLVGSENTAFRVVPTTWTIR is encoded by the coding sequence CCACATCCTCGTGGGAGCGGGGGGCCTCGTCGTGGGCATCCTGCTGACCCTGTTCGTCCTGGGCATCATGATGCCGCGCCTCTCACCGGAGCCGGACATGCGGGCGGCGGAGTCCATGATGGAGCCAGTCATGCAGGCCGCTCCCTCCACCCCCTCTCCCGAGGAGGAGCTCGATGAGCAATCGCCCAGGGGAATCGGCATCGCGCCCGGGCGCGGAGGAGCGCGCAATCGGAGCCCGGCCGCGTTCGGGATGATGAAGAAGGAGATGAGTAAGGGAGCCGGGGGAGCGATGGCGCCCCCTCCTCCGCCGCCCCCCGCCCCCATGGCCGAGCAGCAGGAAGCGGCGGCCCCCTCGGGACGGGCGTGGTTCCCCGAGACGTTCCTCTTCGAGCCCCTGGTGGTGACGGACGCATCGGGCGAGGCCTCGGTGCCCGTGAAGGTGCCGGACAGGCTGACGCGCTGGCGGGTGCTGGCGCTGGCGCATTCGCGCTCGGGGGCCCAGGCCGGAGCGGTGAGCACCTTCGCGAGCTCGCTGCCCACCTACGTGGATCCGGTGTTGCCCGCCTTCCTGAGGGCCGGAGACGTGGTGCGCATGCCGGTGCAGGTGGTGAACACCACGGGCACCGCGGTGACGCGCGCGCTGAAGGTGGAGGCCCAGGGAGTGGCGGTGGAGGGCGGCACGCGCACGGTGACGGTGCCGGCGGCGGGCAGCGTGGTGGAGTACGTGACGCTGCGCGCGGCGAGGCCGGGGCCGGTGACGGTGCGGGCCGCGCTGGAGGGAGCGGACTCGGTGGAGCGCGGCTTCGAGGTGTGGCCCACGGGCCAGCGGGTGCGCGAGACCCGCGGCGGCACCCTGGCCGCGCCGCGCACGCTGGAGCTGGTGGGGGCCGCGTCCCCGGTGGAGGGCAGCGAGCGGGTGCGGCTGCTCGTCTTCCCGGGGGCGCTGGGCGTGCTGCGCTCGGAGCTGGCGGCGGCGCCCGGCCGCACGGGCGAGGCCGAGGACGCCTATGCGCTGCTGCTCACCGGGCGTGCCCCGGCGCTGCTCCAGGGCCTGGGCGGGACGGTGGAGCCGCGCTCGCTCGAGCAGGCGTCGGTGCTCGCGGGCCAGCGGGTGCTCCGGGCCGGACGCGCGCCGGACGTGGCGACGGCGACCCTGCTCGCCGAGGCGGCGCTGGTCCACCCGGGCAACCCCGTGCTGGCACGGCTCGGCGAGCGCCTGTCCGAGCAGGTGGCGCGGGCCCAGCGTCCGGATGGAACGTGCCAGGGCGGCGAGGGGTGGACGTTGCAGCGGCTGCTGGTGGCCACGGCGGAGTGCACCCGGGTGATGCGCGCCGGGATGGGCACGGACGCGGGCCGCCGGCGGGCCTCGGCCTTCGGGGCGCGCGCGGCGGGTGCCTTCGAGCGCTCCCTGTCACGGATCCGGGACGGGTACACGGCGGCGGCGGTGCTGGCCAGCGGAGCGGTGTCCGGCTCGGTCCGGGACACGCTGCGTGGGCGGGTACGCGAGGCGCTCCAGCGGCGGCCGGATGGCGCGGCGTACCTCCCCGTGCCAGCGGGCGTGGTGCGCGCGGATGGACGGGTCCCCTCGGAGGCCGAGGCCACCGCGCTCGCGGTGCTGGCGCTGGTGGAGGACAAGCAAGCGCCGCTCGCGGACCTGGGCACCTCGCTGCTCGCGGACTACCGGCCCGAGTCCGGCTGGGGCGACGGGCGAGCCAACCTCGCCGGGCTCCAGGCCGTGCTGGCCCTCTTCAAGGAGCCGCTGCCTTCTCAGGTCCGGGTGGTGCTGGAGCGGGATGGCCAGCCGGTGACGGAAGGGACCTTCGACGCGAAGGCGCTGCGCGAGGTGCTCGCGCTGGAGGCGGAGGCACCCGGTTCCACGGGCCCGCACACCTGGAGCGTGCGCGCGGAGCCCGCGGTGCCGGGGCTGGGCTTCGCCCTGACGCTGGCCGCCCGCGTGCCCTGGCGCGCGAGCGAGCCGGGCCATGGGCTGGAGCTCGCCATGAAGGTCGCGGCGGACGCGAAGGTGGGGATGCCCGTGGAGGTGACGCTCCAGGCGGCTTCTCCGGCGGGCCTGGAGCTCACGCTGCGCCAGGAGCTGCCCGCGGGGGTGCAGGTGGATCACCCGAGCCTGGAGGAACTGGTGCGGCAGGGCCGGGTGGCGGCCTACGACGTGGAGGACGGAGCGGTGAGCCTCACCCTGCCGCCGCGCGGCGCCGCCGAGCCCTTCACGGCCCGGTTCCGGGTGGTGCCCACGCTCGCCGGCACGTTGCAGGCGGGCGCCTCCAGCCTCTCGCTCGTGGGGAGCGAGAACACGGCCTTCCGCGTGGTGCCCACCACCTGGACGATCCGCTGA
- a CDS encoding class I SAM-dependent methyltransferase: MNITLSPQEYATAFHLLGRTALHPENIGQWVERSLLSRLPARPSLLDVGAGPGAIARRLAPHFGSLTLLEPNREQLGAFDLPGARLIHGTLESFQSSEQYELVLCSHMLYHVPVSDWGGAIDRLLSFVRPGGYCLVVLGSARGQNYELHRDFTQTVITSEQLKAILKDKQLPFEVVETRNGFSATTFEEMYTLCRFFVFEDCYTARQLAALSDDEARALDARIRDHAGRCRDSDGVYRLRQGDDLILIPKP; encoded by the coding sequence ATGAACATCACGTTGTCTCCCCAGGAGTACGCCACCGCCTTCCACCTGCTCGGCAGGACGGCCCTGCACCCCGAGAACATCGGGCAGTGGGTGGAGCGGAGTCTGCTCTCCCGGCTGCCCGCGCGTCCGTCGCTGCTCGATGTCGGCGCGGGGCCGGGCGCCATTGCCCGGCGGCTCGCGCCGCACTTCGGCTCGCTCACCCTGCTCGAGCCCAACCGGGAGCAGCTCGGCGCGTTCGATCTCCCGGGGGCCCGGCTCATCCACGGGACGCTGGAGAGCTTTCAATCGTCCGAGCAGTACGAGCTCGTCCTCTGCTCGCACATGCTGTACCACGTGCCCGTGTCCGACTGGGGTGGGGCCATCGATCGGCTGCTCTCGTTCGTGCGCCCGGGGGGCTACTGTCTGGTCGTCCTCGGCTCGGCCCGCGGGCAGAACTACGAGCTGCATCGCGACTTCACCCAGACGGTGATCACCAGCGAGCAGCTCAAGGCCATCCTGAAGGACAAGCAGCTCCCGTTCGAGGTGGTCGAGACCCGGAACGGCTTCTCCGCGACCACCTTCGAGGAGATGTACACGCTCTGCCGCTTCTTCGTGTTCGAGGACTGTTACACCGCGCGGCAGCTCGCCGCCCTGAGCGACGACGAGGCGCGCGCTCTCGATGCCAGGATTCGCGATCACGCCGGGCGCTGCCGGGATTCGGACGGGGTGTACCGCCTGCGGCAGGGGGATGATCTCATCCTCATCCCCAAGCCGTAG